A stretch of DNA from Blastocatellia bacterium:
CTTCGAGTCAGTGGCCGCCCATCCATAAGATGGCGCGACACATCAGGATCGGCCATCATCTCGGCGTACGGCTCGAAGTCATCGGGAGCGAAGCCGCGAAGCAGGAGGCGGTCAGTGGTAAGCTGCGGGACTTGAAGGATGGGTAAATGCATCAATAACACTCTCCTTTGGATAGATCGTTACACCAGACTGCCCTTCAAAAAGAGTCTGTAGCAGCCCAACGCCCAGGTTCACCAGGCCGGCGCGAGCCCGCTGGACGAAGCCGAAGCATCTGTGTGCGCCGGCTCCGGTGCAACCTGTAGTTAGATCTCGCCCTCGTTACCCCGCGAACGCGCCCCGACACCCCCGCTGCGCCGACGCTCGTGCTCGAGCAGACGTCCCACGAGCCGAGCTTTCACCGCGAGCCACTCGTCCGAGAGGATCGCGTAGTACACCATGTCGCGTGCTCGTCCTGTGTCCGCGATCAGATGCCTGCGGAACCTGGCCTCCTCGACCGCACCGATCCGCGCCAGCGCCGCCTGTGACCGCACGTTCAACGCGTCGGTCTTGAACACCACCCGCTGGACGCCGAGTGACTCGAAGGCGTGCGTCAGCAGCAGGAGTTTCGCTTCGGTGTTCGCCGCCGTCCGTTGGAACGCCGGCGTCACCCACGTTGCCCCGATCTCGAGCCGGCGGTGCTGCGGCGCGATGTCCATATAGCGCGTGCTGCCGATGACCGCGCTGCTCGCTTGATCAACCATCGCGAACGGCAGCGCGGTCCCCTGGCGCTGCGCCTCGAGAGCGGCGGCGACGTACCGCAGCATTGCCTCATGCGTATCAATGGCCCTGGGTTGGAGTTCCCAGAGTTCTGGAAACAGGCCCACGCTTGCGAGCGCGGGGACGTGGTCCAGCTTAAGGGGTACCAGTCGGACCGCACGGCCTGTGAGGGTAACCGGTTGGATCTTCATTATCGGTCAACGCGTCCTCAGGCGTGTGCGCTGGTCATGACTTTACATTCAGATGGTTTTATATGCATATGGATGCTTCCACTACCTGTGTCTGCATATGTTTGTTTGCCGCTCCCAGCGTACGTTCCGGCGCCTGCTAGGGCGCAAGATATATCACAATCGACTGGGCAAGTAAAAGCAGAAGCGCCGCGATGCTAGGAAGGGACGGGCCGGTGGCGTACATCCTACCGCTCACCTCGCTTTCCGCCTGGTGTTCTCGATGAAGCGGGTAACGCCCTGGCGGTAGGAGTCTGACAGTTGGAAGACCTGCTCGATGGCGTGTTGTGCGTCAACAGTCGCCTTCCAGCCGTCCCCTTCTTTGACGCCAGTGGTGGCGTTTTGAATGATGCGGCTCAACATCTTCGCGCGGGTGGTGCGGGCCAACTCGCGCAGCTTGTCAATGTCGAGCGTCTTCCCCGCGTCGTAGGCTGCGACGAGCTGGCCGGCGATCTTGTCCAGGCTGTTAATCGGCACGCCCCAGACCCACTTTCTGATTTCGGCTTCGGCGATCCGTTGAAAGCCGCTCGCCTGGCGGGC
This window harbors:
- a CDS encoding GNAT family protein yields the protein MKIQPVTLTGRAVRLVPLKLDHVPALASVGLFPELWELQPRAIDTHEAMLRYVAAALEAQRQGTALPFAMVDQASSAVIGSTRYMDIAPQHRRLEIGATWVTPAFQRTAANTEAKLLLLTHAFESLGVQRVVFKTDALNVRSQAALARIGAVEEARFRRHLIADTGRARDMVYYAILSDEWLAVKARLVGRLLEHERRRSGGVGARSRGNEGEI